The Euphorbia lathyris chromosome 3, ddEupLath1.1, whole genome shotgun sequence genome contains a region encoding:
- the LOC136222435 gene encoding rust resistance kinase Lr10-like isoform X2: MVKMVVYLSFFLLFFAFTICVHTNECHSSKCGSKGPLVRFPFRIQGKQPRHCGYPQHRFVLSCSENDDTLLQLTPSLQLFIKEIDYKAQLISAYDSEGCLTRKLLNFNLSGSSFQFNIEYYYNFTLFNCSSAIQYDSNLIPCLSDPHNAVYAIASDEYISDYLHLLSCTKIHDMSGLPYRYVLQQENILELSWSDPKCRSCETKGKYCRLQSNITGSKTECYAKLKPGATLGSILLVGALVMSHWLYSSNKMDREYQSKMDKFLDDYKSFKPSRFSFADIKRMTNEFKDELGQGAYGTVYKGKLSHEIMVAVKVLSNSKGNGEEFVNEVGTIGRIHHVNVVRLFGFCADGFRRALVYEYLPNDSLQKFISSSQTKSPFLGWRRLKDISLGIAKGIDYLHQGCDQRILHFDIKPQNILLDHDFNPKVSDFGLAKLCGKDQSAVSMTTAKGTIGYMAPEVFSRNFGNVSYKSDVYSFGMLVLEMVGGRKIGEERMGNDEEIYYPEWIYNLLEEGEDLRLEIEEDGDAKIAKKLAIVGLWCIQWNPMERPSMRTVVQILEGEGENLAVPPNPFSSAVSARKNAKMPQRRLHLELEIISETE; encoded by the exons ATGGTAAAGATGGTTGTATACTTGTCTTTCTTCTTACTCTTCTTTGCATTCACCATTTGTGTCCATACGAATGAGTGTCATTCCTCAAAATGTGGGAGCAAAGGACCGCTGGTCCGGTTTCCATTCCGAATCCAAGGCAAGCAACCACGCCACTGTGGCTATCCTCAACATAGGTTTGTTCTGTCTTGCTCGGAGAATGATGATACTCTTCTCCAGTTGACGCCTTCATTGCAACTCTTCATCAAAGAAATTGACTATAAAGCTCAACTCATCTCTGCATACGATTCTGAAGGTTGCCTTACGAGGAAGCTTTTGAATTTCAATCTCTCTGGTTCTTCCTTCCAGTTTAATATTGAATACTATTACAATTTCACGTTATTCAATTGCTCTTCAGCAATTCAATACGATTCTAACCTGATTCCATGTCTTAGTGATCCACACAATGCAGTCTATGCTATTGCTTCAGATGAATATATTAGTGATTACCTGCATCTGCTATCTTGTACCAAGATACATGATATGTCAGGACTTCCGTATCGTTACGTTTTGCaacaggaaaatattttggaATTGAGTTGGTCAGATCCAAAATGTAGATCTTGTGAAACAAAAGGAAAGTATTGTAGATTACAAAGTAACATCACTGGATCTAAAACTGAATGCTATGCCAAGCTCAAACCAG GTGCAACCCTGGGATCTATTCTTCTTGTGGGAGCATTAGTTATGTCCCATTGGCTGTACAGCTCAAACAAAATGGATAGAGAATATCAGTCCAAGATGGACAAGtttttagatgattacaaatcttTCAAACCTTCCAGATTTTCTTTTGCTGATATTAAGAGAATGACAAATGAATTCAAGGATGAATTAGGCCAAGGAGCTTATGGAACTGTGTATAAGGGAAAGCTATCTCATGAAATTATGGTTGCTGTTAAGGTCCTTAGTAACTCCAAAGGAAATGGTGAGGAGTTTGTGAATGAAGTTGGAACAATAGGCAGAATCCACCATGTGAATGTAGTTCGTTTATTTGGATTCTGTGCTGATGGGTTTCGTCGAGCTCTTGTATATGAGTACTTGCCCAATGATTCACTGCAGAAGTTCATATCCTCATCACAAACCAAAAGCCCTTTCCTTGGCTGGAGAAGACTTAAAGATATTTCTCTTGGCATAGCAAAAGGAATTGATTATCTTCATCAAGGATGTGATCAAAGGATTCTCCATTTCGATATCAAACCACAAAACATCTTGCTTGACCATGATTTCAATCCAAAAGTGTCCGACTTTGGCTTGGCTAAGTTGTGTGGTAAGGATCAAAGTGCAGTGTCTATGACAACTGCTAAAGGGACAATTGGGTACATGGCACCTGAAGTGTTCTCTAGGAATTTTGGGAATGTTTCATATAAGTCCGATGTTTATAGCTTTGGAATGTTGGTGTTGGAAATGGTTGGGGGAAGAAAGATTGGTGAAGAAAGAATGGGAAATGATGAGGAAATATATTATCCAGAATGGATATATAATCTGttggaagaaggagaagatCTAAGGTTGGAGATTGAAGAGGATGGAGATGCTAAAATAGCAAAGAAACTTGCAATTGTAGGACTATGGTGCATTCAGTGGAATCCAATGGAGCGCCCCTCTATGAGAACTGTTGTCCAAATTTtggaaggagaaggagaaaactTAGCAGTACCTCCAAATCCTTTCAGCTCTGCAGTTTCTGCAAGAAAGAATGCAAAAATGCCACAAAGACGCCTTCATCTAGAGCTGGAAATCATTTCAGAAACAGAATaa
- the LOC136222435 gene encoding rust resistance kinase Lr10-like isoform X1 → MVKMVVYLSFFLLFFAFTICVHTNECHSSKCGSKGPLVRFPFRIQGKQPRHCGYPQHRFVLSCSENDDTLLQLTPSLQLFIKEIDYKAQLISAYDSEGCLTRKLLNFNLSGSSFQFNIEYYYNFTLFNCSSAIQYDSNLIPCLSDPHNAVYAIASDEYISDYLHLLSCTKIHDMSGLPYRYVLQQENILELSWSDPKCRSCETKGKYCRLQSNITGSKTECYAKLKPGPSTNLIATCATLGSILLVGALVMSHWLYSSNKMDREYQSKMDKFLDDYKSFKPSRFSFADIKRMTNEFKDELGQGAYGTVYKGKLSHEIMVAVKVLSNSKGNGEEFVNEVGTIGRIHHVNVVRLFGFCADGFRRALVYEYLPNDSLQKFISSSQTKSPFLGWRRLKDISLGIAKGIDYLHQGCDQRILHFDIKPQNILLDHDFNPKVSDFGLAKLCGKDQSAVSMTTAKGTIGYMAPEVFSRNFGNVSYKSDVYSFGMLVLEMVGGRKIGEERMGNDEEIYYPEWIYNLLEEGEDLRLEIEEDGDAKIAKKLAIVGLWCIQWNPMERPSMRTVVQILEGEGENLAVPPNPFSSAVSARKNAKMPQRRLHLELEIISETE, encoded by the exons ATGGTAAAGATGGTTGTATACTTGTCTTTCTTCTTACTCTTCTTTGCATTCACCATTTGTGTCCATACGAATGAGTGTCATTCCTCAAAATGTGGGAGCAAAGGACCGCTGGTCCGGTTTCCATTCCGAATCCAAGGCAAGCAACCACGCCACTGTGGCTATCCTCAACATAGGTTTGTTCTGTCTTGCTCGGAGAATGATGATACTCTTCTCCAGTTGACGCCTTCATTGCAACTCTTCATCAAAGAAATTGACTATAAAGCTCAACTCATCTCTGCATACGATTCTGAAGGTTGCCTTACGAGGAAGCTTTTGAATTTCAATCTCTCTGGTTCTTCCTTCCAGTTTAATATTGAATACTATTACAATTTCACGTTATTCAATTGCTCTTCAGCAATTCAATACGATTCTAACCTGATTCCATGTCTTAGTGATCCACACAATGCAGTCTATGCTATTGCTTCAGATGAATATATTAGTGATTACCTGCATCTGCTATCTTGTACCAAGATACATGATATGTCAGGACTTCCGTATCGTTACGTTTTGCaacaggaaaatattttggaATTGAGTTGGTCAGATCCAAAATGTAGATCTTGTGAAACAAAAGGAAAGTATTGTAGATTACAAAGTAACATCACTGGATCTAAAACTGAATGCTATGCCAAGCTCAAACCAG GGCCATCAACCAATCTAATAGCAACAT GTGCAACCCTGGGATCTATTCTTCTTGTGGGAGCATTAGTTATGTCCCATTGGCTGTACAGCTCAAACAAAATGGATAGAGAATATCAGTCCAAGATGGACAAGtttttagatgattacaaatcttTCAAACCTTCCAGATTTTCTTTTGCTGATATTAAGAGAATGACAAATGAATTCAAGGATGAATTAGGCCAAGGAGCTTATGGAACTGTGTATAAGGGAAAGCTATCTCATGAAATTATGGTTGCTGTTAAGGTCCTTAGTAACTCCAAAGGAAATGGTGAGGAGTTTGTGAATGAAGTTGGAACAATAGGCAGAATCCACCATGTGAATGTAGTTCGTTTATTTGGATTCTGTGCTGATGGGTTTCGTCGAGCTCTTGTATATGAGTACTTGCCCAATGATTCACTGCAGAAGTTCATATCCTCATCACAAACCAAAAGCCCTTTCCTTGGCTGGAGAAGACTTAAAGATATTTCTCTTGGCATAGCAAAAGGAATTGATTATCTTCATCAAGGATGTGATCAAAGGATTCTCCATTTCGATATCAAACCACAAAACATCTTGCTTGACCATGATTTCAATCCAAAAGTGTCCGACTTTGGCTTGGCTAAGTTGTGTGGTAAGGATCAAAGTGCAGTGTCTATGACAACTGCTAAAGGGACAATTGGGTACATGGCACCTGAAGTGTTCTCTAGGAATTTTGGGAATGTTTCATATAAGTCCGATGTTTATAGCTTTGGAATGTTGGTGTTGGAAATGGTTGGGGGAAGAAAGATTGGTGAAGAAAGAATGGGAAATGATGAGGAAATATATTATCCAGAATGGATATATAATCTGttggaagaaggagaagatCTAAGGTTGGAGATTGAAGAGGATGGAGATGCTAAAATAGCAAAGAAACTTGCAATTGTAGGACTATGGTGCATTCAGTGGAATCCAATGGAGCGCCCCTCTATGAGAACTGTTGTCCAAATTTtggaaggagaaggagaaaactTAGCAGTACCTCCAAATCCTTTCAGCTCTGCAGTTTCTGCAAGAAAGAATGCAAAAATGCCACAAAGACGCCTTCATCTAGAGCTGGAAATCATTTCAGAAACAGAATaa